CTTCGGCGGGGGTCTCCTCCTCGTTGTCCGGATTCTCCGGCAGGACGCGCACCTCCACGCGATTCGAGGAGCTGAGcgactgctcctgctcctcgtcctTCTCCTCGCCATTGGCCTGCTCCTGGTCCAGATCGTGTTCGTGATCATTGTGCTCATCGGAGCGGCTTTGGGCCTTGTGGTTCTGGGGAaggttctgctgctgctgctgctgctggttgggCTGCTCGATGGCCGTGAGGATGGACTGCAGCAAACCCTGCGACAGGATCTCCTCGTGATTGGCATCGCTGTGGGCGACACCAGGAGCATTGTTCAGGGATCCGCCGAACTGCACCTGGAAGTTCTGCGTCGGCTGCTGTCCGTTCAGCTGGATGCTCTGCGACTTCTGGGCGGACAGAACATCGAGTCCATCCAAACCGGGCAGCTGGTGGGGATCGGTACCATCGGGCAGTGCTGCAACGGAGTTCTTTTGCGATGCATATCCGGTGTGATCGTAGTCCAGGTCATTTCCAGATGGCGGTGGACCATAGCTGTCCGCCGGCCCGGTGACCAATTGCTGGGTGTGCTGCTCCGCCACTGGGATGCTCTGCGAGATGGCGTTGTAGGCACCGGCGGATGCGGCGGAAACGCTGCCAAAGTGCTGCTGCAccaactgctgttgctgctgcagttgctgttgctgctgcacctggTAGCCATTGCTGCTCACCAGATTCGGACCGTGACCGCAATCGTGCACGATGataggctgctgctgctgcacctgctgcaGATTGAAGCGGGGAGCCTGCAGCGGCAATGGAAGTCCTTGGGAGTGGAACTGCGAGGCGCTGTAGCTGTTCTCCgagtggtggtgctgctgctgctgttgctgctggtagaAGAGTGGTCCGGATGGAGCGGCGGGCAGGTACTGCTgagttggtggtggtggtggtcccAGGGGTCGCACATTGGccactggtggtggtggtggcaggtACTGGGGCtccggtggtggtggtggtcccGGTGGTCCGAACTGCTTCTGGTGGACGAAGGCGGGACCAGGCTGTGGGgcaggcagctgctgctgcaggctTAATTGGGGCGCAGATGGTGGGGGTGGTGGCTGGTACAGGGCCTGTGGAGAAGGCAGTGGCTGTGGCGCTGATCCGGAAACGGGAATCTCATTGGCAGCTGGGGGAATATAAgtctgcggttgctgctgtggctttACTCCAAACTGGTCCAGATGCTGAACGGTGGCTCCAATGGACTCCAGGAGACCGGCGGGCACGGGTGGACGATAGGCCACCGGCTTGTTGGGCTGACCGGCGCCGTGCTGCGGGAAGGGCTGGGGATTGCCGGATGGTGCTCCATACTGAATGTTCACATTGGATTGCGATTGCGAGTGTGCGTGGCTGCTGCTACTGGTGAGGGCTGCAAACTGGGGTGGTGGAGGTCCGTAATTGCCActtggtggtggcggcggtcCATAGTTTCCactgggtggtggtggaggtcCGTAGTTTCCactgggtggtggtggaggtcCGTAGTTTCCactgggtggtggtggaggaggtcCATAGTTACCActtggaggtggtggtggaggtcCGTAGTTACCacttggtggtggtggtggaggtcCGGAGTGTCCGATAGTCTGGTACTTCTGGGCGTGCACAGAACCTGGAGCGAAGGAATCTGAAGGAGGCTTGGAATACGAATCATCCAGAGAACCAATGGCGGCCTGTGAATAGAGTGGTGTTAAAATAAGATAAGATAGAGGTAAGGAGCTAGCCCTGGGCTGGGCTCCAACTCACCTGCAAGGCTTCCGCTTCAATGGAGTTGCCTCCTGGTCCGGTGATCACATTGGCTCCATCGCCGCCACCCTGAAGGGCCACTGCCACAAGCTGTTCGTCTGTGAGTCCGTCGATAATGCTGCCACCACTGCCGCTTCCAGTGGTGCCACCGCCCAAGCTGTACTGCGTTCCAAAGGAGGATCCACCATGTCCTTGGGCTACTTGGCTATAGCCACCCTGCGTTTCGATGTGGTTCTGCTCCACGTAGGCTCCCACTGGCGCCGGGATCGGTTTCCAGCCATCGCAGGCCGTGTGGAAGGGAGCCTGGGATCCGCTaacactgtgtgtgtgtcccgAGGAGTCGATCTGGATCTGCACCTGCTTCACTGGTCCGGGCCCACTGGGTCCACTTGGCCTGGAGTGTCCGCCGGTCAGGATAATCGTGGTGGCTGGTCCATTTCCGTTGCCGGGCAGGGACACGGGCAGTGGTGGTGGTCCGTAGTTCGGTGGCGGGGCATCGAAGATCTGCTTGGGCGGCAGATTCAGCGGTCCGGAGGCAGGTGGTCCGTACGAGGTGGCTGGCTGGTGGGCGGGCTTGAAGAGTGGTGCGGCATGGGGCGAGGGCAGCagctgtggtggtggtggaggacCGTACTGAAGCTTCGGTGGTCCGTATTGTGGAGCCGGGCGGTGCTGGATCTTCTGTGGCGGCGGTGGACCGTACTGTGGTGGTGGGGGACCGTACTGAGGCGCCGGCTTCGGTGGTGGTGGACCATACTGTGGGGCAGGCTGCGGGGGTGGACCGTACTGTGGTGCGGGCTTCGGTGGTGGTGGACCGTACTGTGGTGCCGGCTTGTGCTGAATGTGAGGGGGTCCGTAGAAGGGCTTGGGCACTCCGAAGTGGGTCTTGATCTGCTCGTGCAGCGAGCtaccgccaccaccgcctcctccgccacctCCCAGGAAGTTCAGCTTGGGTGGGCCGTATTTGATGGCCGGCGGACCGTACTCCCTGAAGGGAATCTGCTGCGGCACGCCGTATTCCCGGTGGGGcacgtgctgctgctggggcgGTGGGCCGTACTGGGGGGCAGGGCGTGGCGGCGGACCGTATGTGTCGAATCCTGCCTCGCGGCGCTTAACATCCTTGCCGTGCAACACCGCCTGGGCGGCACAGAGGCAGCAGGCGGTCAGCAAAGTCAGGCGGAGCAGCATCTGCGGGCAGAAGGAGTGGTAAATGTGGGTCAGTCATTTGTCAAGATAGCATCTGGCGGGAATATAGCTGGCCCCGAGCGATTGGACCGGAACTTAATCTCCTCAAGGGAGtcagccacaaaaaaaacataactcagatcaaatcaaatttacaaaactcGCAAAAAATGTTGTCCATCGTTAGCttacaaattgcaaatgaataaattctATTAATTATTGTGTTAAGAGTATAAAAccattgtaaatatttataactataAAGAACATAAGATTCGCAAGCCTTAAATGTTTCTTACTGAGTTTATAAACGCCACAAAAGTATCTTATAACTGAAAGGGTATCTAAACTTCAGCGTGTTGAAGTAACTTTATCTCgtgccaattttttttttcataaatgtAACAAATGATTGCAACAGAAAGAGTTGTAATATGACGGGTTAGTCGGCTAACCGTCATCGTAATATTCATTGTGCATCCGCACAAAGTGTCTCCAGTTGCCATCCATCTCGGCCATCTCAGCCATCTCAGCCATCCGGCCTCAACCCCTTTTAACCACTACCCATTTGTTAGCTGTCT
This Drosophila simulans strain w501 chromosome X, Prin_Dsim_3.1, whole genome shotgun sequence DNA region includes the following protein-coding sequences:
- the LOC6725946 gene encoding trithorax group protein osa encodes the protein MMLLRLTLLTACCLCAAQAVLHGKDVKRREAGFDTYGPPPRPAPQYGPPPQQQHVPHREYGVPQQIPFREYGPPAIKYGPPKLNFLGGGGGGGGGGSSLHEQIKTHFGVPKPFYGPPHIQHKPAPQYGPPPPKPAPQYGPPPQPAPQYGPPPPKPAPQYGPPPPQYGPPPPQKIQHRPAPQYGPPKLQYGPPPPPQLLPSPHAAPLFKPAHQPATSYGPPASGPLNLPPKQIFDAPPPNYGPPPLPVSLPGNGNGPATTIILTGGHSRPSGPSGPGPVKQVQIQIDSSGHTHSVSGSQAPFHTACDGWKPIPAPVGAYVEQNHIETQGGYSQVAQGHGGSSFGTQYSLGGGTTGSGSGGSIIDGLTDEQLVAVALQGGGDGANVITGPGGNSIEAEALQAAIGSLDDSYSKPPSDSFAPGSVHAQKYQTIGHSGPPPPPPSGNYGPPPPPPSGNYGPPPPPPSGNYGPPPPPSGNYGPPPPPSGNYGPPPPPSGNYGPPPPQFAALTSSSSHAHSQSQSNVNIQYGAPSGNPQPFPQHGAGQPNKPVAYRPPVPAGLLESIGATVQHLDQFGVKPQQQPQTYIPPAANEIPVSGSAPQPLPSPQALYQPPPPPSAPQLSLQQQLPAPQPGPAFVHQKQFGPPGPPPPPEPQYLPPPPPVANVRPLGPPPPPTQQYLPAAPSGPLFYQQQQQQQHHHSENSYSASQFHSQGLPLPLQAPRFNLQQVQQQQPIIVHDCGHGPNLVSSNGYQVQQQQQLQQQQQLVQQHFGSVSAASAGAYNAISQSIPVAEQHTQQLVTGPADSYGPPPSGNDLDYDHTGYASQKNSVAALPDGTDPHQLPGLDGLDVLSAQKSQSIQLNGQQPTQNFQVQFGGSLNNAPGVAHSDANHEEILSQGLLQSILTAIEQPNQQQQQQQNLPQNHKAQSRSDEHNDHEHDLDQEQANGEEKDEEQEQSLSSSNRVEVRVLPENPDNEEETPAEVKEIEPIVVNEEEAKH